A genomic segment from Brevundimonas mediterranea encodes:
- a CDS encoding inner membrane-spanning protein YciB has translation MTDTTASPEPKKNRQWIRQLVDFGALAAFMISYFVSRDMILATWVLVGASGLALIIGYAVERRFAPLPLITGLFALVFGLLTVLTHDDLYVKLKLTVQNGLLAVILLGSIPLKKYPFKALLGSAIKVNDAAWRTLTLRYGLYFLAVAILNEIFRSPAAVTALWHALGRDTPNPNDVWTSFRGVLWIAASIFGLSQVPLIMKNMTKDEEPGPISPDTGM, from the coding sequence ATGACCGACACGACCGCTTCTCCCGAACCGAAGAAGAACCGCCAGTGGATCCGCCAGCTCGTCGATTTCGGCGCCCTGGCCGCCTTCATGATCAGCTATTTCGTCAGCCGGGACATGATCCTGGCGACCTGGGTCCTGGTCGGCGCCTCGGGCCTGGCCCTGATCATCGGCTATGCGGTGGAGCGGCGCTTCGCCCCCCTGCCGCTGATCACCGGCCTGTTCGCCCTGGTGTTCGGCCTGCTGACCGTCCTCACCCATGACGACCTCTATGTGAAGCTGAAGCTGACGGTGCAGAACGGCCTGCTGGCGGTGATCCTGCTGGGGTCGATCCCGCTGAAGAAATATCCGTTCAAGGCCCTGCTGGGCTCGGCCATCAAGGTCAATGACGCCGCCTGGCGCACCCTGACCCTGCGCTACGGCCTGTATTTCCTGGCGGTGGCGATCCTGAACGAGATTTTCCGCAGCCCCGCCGCCGTGACCGCCCTCTGGCACGCCCTGGGCCGCGACACCCCAAATCCGAACGACGTCTGGACCAGTTTCCGCGGCGTCCTGTGGATCGCCGCCTCGATCTTCGGCCTGTCCCAGGTGCCGCTGATCATGAAGAACATGACCAAGGACGAGGAGCCCGGTCCCATTTCTCCCGACACGGGAATGTAG
- a CDS encoding MarR family winged helix-turn-helix transcriptional regulator codes for MVKSGKSLRKVGPLATSPSHLMHRALQLALDIYSEEMGADGLTQRQFAVLEAASLKAGLTQTELVRMTGIDRSTLADLVTRMTAKGLLERERSTLDARAKAVRLSTEGAARLEAARPLVEAADKRIMALLPKGQRETFLAQLAELAAAADAAPDAAKAEAKAAKKALKMAEKEAKKAEKAAKKAVRPAKTSKLKKPKLKVVEVA; via the coding sequence ATGGTCAAGTCTGGCAAGTCGTTACGCAAGGTCGGGCCTCTGGCCACCTCGCCCAGTCACCTGATGCACCGGGCCCTGCAACTGGCCCTGGACATCTATTCCGAGGAAATGGGCGCCGACGGCCTGACCCAGCGACAGTTCGCCGTGCTTGAGGCCGCCTCGCTGAAGGCCGGTCTGACCCAGACCGAACTGGTGCGGATGACCGGCATCGACCGCTCGACCCTGGCCGACCTGGTCACCCGCATGACCGCCAAGGGCCTGCTGGAGCGCGAACGCTCGACCCTGGACGCCCGCGCCAAGGCGGTCCGTCTGTCCACGGAGGGCGCCGCCCGGCTTGAGGCCGCCCGCCCGCTGGTCGAGGCCGCCGACAAGCGGATCATGGCCCTGCTGCCCAAGGGCCAGCGCGAGACCTTCCTGGCCCAGCTGGCTGAACTGGCCGCCGCCGCCGACGCCGCCCCCGACGCCGCCAAGGCCGAGGCCAAGGCCGCCAAGAAGGCGCTGAAGATGGCCGAGAAGGAAGCCAAGAAGGCCGAAAAGGCCGCCAAGAAGGCGGTCCGCCCGGCCAAGACCTCCAAGCTCAAGAAGCCCAAGCTGAAGGTGGTCGAGGTCGCCTGA
- a CDS encoding YdeI/OmpD-associated family protein has translation MAEDADLPGGVVHPLPADLRAALSRDAAALATWTAITPLARNEWICWVESAKKAETRLKRIDWGRENLSDGKRRPCCWPGCPHRDKGTGAA, from the coding sequence ATGGCTGAGGATGCAGACCTGCCCGGCGGCGTCGTCCACCCCCTGCCCGCCGATCTGCGGGCGGCGCTGAGCCGCGACGCCGCAGCCCTGGCGACCTGGACGGCGATCACCCCCCTGGCCCGCAACGAATGGATCTGCTGGGTCGAGTCGGCTAAGAAGGCCGAGACCCGGCTCAAGCGGATCGACTGGGGTCGCGAGAACCTGAGCGACGGCAAACGCCGCCCCTGCTGCTGGCCGGGATGCCCGCATCGCGACAAGGGGACCGGAGCAGCTTAG
- a CDS encoding glutathione S-transferase family protein produces the protein MSIKIYGDPGSGSLRRVTSASAAMGVPIERVNIDLFKGESHTPEFLELNPHGLSPVMVDGDFVLYESSAINLYLAEKAGSDLAGATTRERYEILQWMFWSGEQWRVFATLTFDEVLAKRFVGLPADETIVQLAFAKIRAAAAVLDAHLADRQFIVGDRLTLADLDIAGPFSQNERTKIPLNEFPNLVAWQQRLLKTAPAWAATKQEVDARIDGALDAAGIKL, from the coding sequence ATGTCGATCAAGATTTATGGCGACCCAGGCTCGGGAAGCCTGCGTCGCGTCACGTCAGCATCAGCCGCGATGGGCGTGCCGATCGAACGCGTGAACATCGACCTCTTCAAGGGCGAGAGCCACACGCCGGAGTTCCTAGAGCTCAATCCGCACGGCCTTTCGCCTGTGATGGTGGATGGCGACTTCGTTCTCTACGAGTCTTCGGCGATCAATCTTTATCTCGCGGAGAAGGCGGGCAGCGACCTCGCCGGCGCCACGACGCGCGAACGGTACGAGATCCTTCAGTGGATGTTTTGGTCGGGCGAACAGTGGCGGGTCTTCGCGACGCTCACCTTCGACGAGGTGCTCGCCAAGCGTTTCGTGGGCCTGCCTGCGGACGAGACCATCGTGCAGTTGGCGTTCGCCAAAATCCGCGCTGCGGCAGCGGTGCTGGACGCCCATCTCGCGGATCGACAGTTCATCGTCGGCGATCGGCTGACGCTGGCCGACCTCGATATCGCAGGACCTTTCTCGCAGAATGAGCGGACCAAAATCCCGCTCAACGAATTCCCTAACTTGGTCGCTTGGCAGCAGCGACTGTTGAAGACGGCGCCCGCGTGGGCCGCCACCAAGCAGGAGGTCGATGCTCGCATCGACGGCGCTCTCGACGCGGCCGGAATCAAACTGTGA
- a CDS encoding LysR family transcriptional regulator, with amino-acid sequence MSDRWQEMAVFVRVAEGGGLSRAARELNLSQPSVSRIIGALEARLGTTLLLRTTRSISLTEAGSLYLERARHLLAEMEEAEQATRGLDSLHGVLRLAMPVLYGARAVIPALATFLPLHPDLRVEIVMSDARQNLVTEGVDVAIRLGVGPLDDSTFGARRIARVERLVVAAPAYLSSRGEPASPAELAGHDCIVQHGLFGRESWRFTHNHTATSVDVSAKLWINSAPGVLAAAVAGLGVALATRVMAGEELRSGQLVQLLDRYRLEPAEVYAVFPAGPRPSAKVRAIVDHLAASLDASG; translated from the coding sequence ATGAGTGACCGTTGGCAGGAGATGGCCGTTTTCGTCCGCGTGGCCGAGGGCGGCGGCCTTTCGCGGGCGGCCCGCGAGCTGAACCTATCGCAGCCCTCGGTATCGCGCATCATCGGCGCGCTGGAGGCGCGTCTGGGCACGACGCTGTTGTTGCGCACTACCCGCAGCATCTCCCTGACGGAAGCCGGGTCTCTGTACCTGGAGCGTGCAAGACATCTGCTCGCGGAGATGGAGGAGGCCGAGCAGGCGACCCGAGGGCTTGACTCGCTGCACGGCGTGCTCCGCCTCGCCATGCCGGTGCTCTATGGCGCGCGCGCGGTCATTCCGGCGCTGGCGACGTTCCTGCCGCTGCATCCGGATCTCCGAGTCGAAATTGTCATGAGCGACGCGCGCCAGAACCTCGTCACGGAGGGGGTCGACGTGGCCATACGCCTAGGAGTCGGGCCGCTCGACGACTCCACCTTCGGCGCTCGCAGAATCGCGCGGGTCGAACGGCTGGTGGTCGCCGCGCCCGCCTATCTCTCTTCACGTGGCGAGCCTGCAAGTCCCGCTGAACTCGCCGGGCACGATTGCATTGTCCAGCACGGATTGTTCGGCCGCGAGAGCTGGCGCTTCACGCACAATCACACCGCTACGTCAGTCGATGTCTCGGCGAAACTCTGGATCAACTCGGCGCCAGGGGTCCTTGCAGCCGCAGTCGCAGGGCTCGGCGTCGCGCTGGCCACCCGCGTCATGGCAGGAGAAGAACTGCGCAGCGGCCAGCTTGTACAATTGCTCGATCGCTATCGTCTCGAACCCGCCGAGGTTTACGCTGTTTTTCCGGCGGGGCCGCGGCCGTCAGCGAAAGTACGGGCCATCGTGGATCACCTAGCAGCATCGCTTGATGCGTCCGGCTAG